A single window of Flavobacterium aestivum DNA harbors:
- a CDS encoding BatD family protein, translating into MKRYLILLLISFQGLFAQVQFEARVSKTTLGLNERLRIDFVMNIDGDNFVQPSFDGFRIIAGPSQQVSQSWINGRSTFEKSYSYFLLPNQKGTLVIKQAAIEYNGQIYKTSPIRINVTAATEQPRDPNDSQVSADDNLYLVADISNTNPYINQPITVVYKLYFSYNIGITKWDELGKPKYNNFWSQNIDIKQLVAEEGMFKGERYRYVVLRKTVLYPQKSGKLVIEPLSLDIDVQLPTNRRDMFGRVIITEGNKRVSAGAKTINVKPLPEAGKPADFSGAVGRFDFKAIPSKTTLKNGESLDLVLSVTGTGNLKLFTLPKPEVPNALEMYDAVHDEKVNTPLSGMNGKISDTYTIIPQYKGNYVIKPMHFSYFDLGSGTYKTISSHEIKIDVLDGPTQTAEAPTNASVGKNTITGVEQFKFIDLKTKFTARNEPVFFGSNKFYTLLFLPFLLLPIVVLFKRKKEAIDGDVFGNRIKMNNKLAKKYLSEAKNQINNKEPFYVALEKAMHNFLKAKLHIETSEMSKDNIQELLLSRRANPIAVNDFIALTENCEIARYTPSSSETIQHDFDKAVTIIAELEKQI; encoded by the coding sequence ATGAAAAGATATTTAATTCTATTACTAATCAGTTTTCAAGGACTTTTTGCTCAAGTACAATTTGAAGCTAGAGTAAGCAAAACAACGCTAGGACTCAACGAAAGACTCCGTATTGATTTTGTGATGAATATTGATGGGGATAATTTTGTTCAGCCTTCTTTTGATGGTTTCCGAATTATAGCTGGGCCAAGTCAGCAAGTCAGTCAGTCTTGGATTAATGGGCGAAGTACCTTCGAGAAAAGCTATTCCTATTTTCTTTTGCCTAATCAAAAAGGGACTTTGGTAATTAAGCAAGCAGCCATAGAATATAATGGGCAGATTTACAAAACGTCACCTATAAGAATAAATGTAACAGCAGCAACAGAGCAGCCTCGTGACCCTAATGATTCACAAGTTTCAGCCGATGATAATTTATACTTAGTTGCAGATATTTCAAATACCAATCCGTATATCAATCAACCTATTACGGTAGTCTATAAATTGTATTTTAGTTATAATATAGGAATTACAAAATGGGACGAACTTGGGAAACCAAAATACAATAATTTTTGGAGCCAAAACATTGATATCAAACAATTGGTGGCCGAGGAAGGAATGTTTAAAGGCGAACGTTACCGATATGTGGTATTACGAAAAACGGTTTTATATCCTCAAAAATCAGGAAAGCTTGTCATAGAGCCATTATCCTTAGATATTGATGTGCAATTACCTACCAATCGTAGAGACATGTTTGGGCGTGTAATTATAACGGAAGGTAATAAAAGAGTTTCAGCGGGAGCCAAAACCATAAACGTTAAACCACTACCAGAAGCAGGCAAGCCAGCAGATTTTTCGGGTGCTGTGGGTAGATTTGATTTTAAAGCAATACCTTCAAAAACAACATTGAAGAATGGAGAAAGTCTGGATCTTGTCTTAAGTGTAACCGGAACAGGGAATCTTAAGTTATTTACTTTACCTAAGCCAGAAGTGCCTAATGCATTAGAAATGTATGATGCCGTTCATGATGAGAAAGTAAATACACCACTTTCTGGTATGAACGGAAAAATATCAGACACTTATACTATTATACCGCAATACAAAGGCAATTATGTTATTAAGCCGATGCACTTTTCTTACTTTGATTTAGGATCAGGTACGTATAAAACGATAAGTTCTCACGAAATAAAAATCGATGTTCTTGATGGACCTACACAAACTGCAGAAGCACCAACAAATGCAAGTGTTGGAAAAAATACGATTACAGGAGTAGAGCAGTTTAAATTTATTGATTTAAAAACAAAATTTACGGCAAGAAATGAGCCAGTGTTTTTTGGTTCTAATAAGTTCTATACTTTATTGTTTTTACCATTCTTGTTGCTTCCAATAGTTGTATTATTCAAAAGAAAAAAAGAAGCAATTGATGGTGACGTTTTTGGAAACAGAATCAAAATGAACAATAAATTGGCTAAAAAATATTTATCAGAAGCCAAAAATCAAATTAATAATAAAGAACCTTTTTATGTTGCTTTAGAAAAAGCAATGCATAATTTCTTGAAAGCCAAGTTACATATCGAAACATCAGAAATGAGTAAAGATAATATTCAGGAATTATTGTTGTCTAGAAGAGCCAACCCTATAGCAGTGAATGATTTTATTGCACTTACAGAAAATTGTGAAATTGCGAGATATACACCATCATCGAGTGAAACGATACAACACGATTTTGATAAAGCGGTAACTATTATTGCCGAATTGGAAAAGCAGATATAA
- a CDS encoding tetratricopeptide repeat protein: protein MKNIFYILLLTTQFFFAQSGFEKGNDLYQKGKYDLAIKEYESVLAENKESAELYFNLGNCYYKLQKTAPAIYNYEKALVLDPANKEALNNIKFAQKHTIDEIKVVPKVGFAKLLRDFTGIYPFDTWAWIAIGLATSFLLFFLGYYLSQAVVIKRIFFFGMFVILLSIMLSISAAFFEKSHFDNEKPAIVFAESADVRNEPQNASASIFTLHEGTKVYVEETLENWKKIQLTDGTEGWIDSKAIKEVK from the coding sequence ATGAAAAATATTTTTTACATACTGTTATTAACTACCCAGTTTTTCTTTGCCCAAAGTGGGTTCGAAAAAGGGAATGATTTATACCAAAAAGGGAAGTATGATCTTGCTATCAAAGAGTATGAATCGGTTTTGGCAGAAAACAAGGAGTCAGCCGAATTGTATTTTAATTTAGGGAATTGTTATTATAAGCTTCAGAAAACAGCTCCTGCAATTTATAATTACGAGAAAGCGTTGGTTTTAGATCCTGCTAATAAAGAGGCTTTAAACAATATAAAATTTGCACAAAAACATACAATAGATGAGATCAAAGTAGTTCCAAAAGTAGGCTTTGCAAAGTTACTTCGTGATTTTACTGGAATTTACCCTTTTGATACTTGGGCATGGATTGCGATAGGATTAGCAACTTCATTTTTACTGTTTTTTTTGGGATATTATCTATCTCAAGCAGTAGTTATAAAAAGAATTTTCTTCTTTGGAATGTTTGTAATACTATTGTCTATTATGTTGAGTATTTCGGCAGCCTTTTTTGAAAAAAGTCATTTTGACAATGAAAAACCTGCTATTGTTTTCGCTGAATCTGCAGATGTAAGGAACGAACCCCAAAATGCAAGTGCATCTATCTTTACACTCCATGAAGGCACCAAAGTATACGTAGAAGAAACGTTAGAAAATTGGAAAAAAATTCAATTGACCGATGGAACTGAAGGATGGATTGATAGCAAGGCTATTAAAGAAGTAAAGTAA
- a CDS encoding CvpA family protein, translated as MSFLDIVLGGLLCYSLYKGIRNGLFVELASFLSLILGIYIAIKFSDVVRAILSGWLHWNPHTIQVIAFILTFIVVVVGIYLLGKFLTGIADFAFLGWLNSLGGGFFRVLKTVLIISIFLTVFEKINYHNYLAKKETLDKSLFFNPIQKVSGFIFPSIEKWYDKARK; from the coding sequence ATGAGCTTTCTTGATATTGTTTTAGGTGGACTACTGTGTTACTCGTTGTATAAAGGAATTAGAAATGGACTTTTTGTAGAATTGGCTTCATTTCTTTCCCTTATTTTAGGAATTTACATCGCCATAAAATTTTCGGATGTAGTAAGAGCTATTTTATCTGGCTGGCTGCATTGGAATCCTCACACTATTCAGGTAATTGCTTTTATACTCACTTTTATTGTTGTGGTTGTCGGGATTTATTTACTGGGTAAATTTCTAACTGGCATAGCCGATTTTGCATTTCTAGGTTGGCTGAACAGTCTTGGAGGTGGTTTTTTTAGGGTATTAAAAACGGTTTTAATCATTAGTATATTCCTTACTGTTTTCGAGAAAATAAATTATCATAACTATCTCGCCAAAAAAGAAACCTTAGACAAGTCTCTATTTTTTAACCCTATTCAAAAAGTATCTGGGTTTATTTTCCCGTCTATTGAAAAATGGTATGACAAAGCCAGGAAGTAA
- the pheS gene encoding phenylalanine--tRNA ligase subunit alpha, with protein MIDKIKEYIGEAQAFSTQDTLELEAFRIKFLGSKGLLKDLFTEFKNVPNDQKKEFGQVINLLKTSAEDKVKSIQEALADKEESKGFYGDLTRTADPVIIGSRHPISLVKNQIIDIFSNIGFNVSEGPEIEDDWHNFTALNLPEYHPARDMQDTFFIQTNPDILLRTHTSSVQVRYMENNKPPIRTISPGRVFRNEAVSSRSHCIFHQVEGLYIDKDVSFADLKQTLLYFTKEMFGKSKIRLRPSYFPFTEPSAEVDIYWGLKTETDYRITKGTGWLEIMGCGMVDPNVLKNCGINPDEYNGFAFGMGIERIAMLLYQIGDIRMFYENDVRFLEQFKSSI; from the coding sequence ATGATAGACAAGATAAAAGAATATATTGGTGAAGCACAAGCTTTTTCAACACAAGATACACTAGAGTTAGAGGCTTTTAGAATAAAATTCCTTGGGAGTAAAGGGTTGTTGAAGGATCTTTTTACAGAATTCAAAAACGTACCTAATGATCAAAAAAAGGAGTTTGGACAAGTAATCAATTTGCTTAAAACATCAGCCGAAGATAAAGTAAAATCTATTCAGGAAGCCTTAGCGGATAAAGAAGAATCCAAAGGGTTTTATGGAGATTTAACTCGTACGGCAGATCCAGTAATAATTGGTTCGCGTCATCCAATATCTTTAGTAAAAAATCAAATTATTGATATTTTCTCTAACATAGGTTTCAACGTTTCTGAGGGTCCGGAAATAGAGGACGATTGGCATAATTTTACCGCATTGAATTTACCGGAATACCATCCGGCACGTGATATGCAGGATACTTTTTTCATACAGACAAATCCAGATATTTTATTGCGTACGCACACTTCATCTGTGCAAGTGCGTTATATGGAAAATAATAAACCGCCTATCAGAACCATTTCACCAGGTCGAGTTTTCCGTAATGAAGCAGTATCATCGCGTTCACACTGTATTTTTCACCAAGTAGAAGGATTATACATTGACAAAGACGTGTCTTTTGCAGACTTGAAACAAACCCTTTTGTATTTTACCAAAGAAATGTTTGGGAAATCAAAAATCCGTTTGAGACCATCTTACTTCCCATTTACAGAGCCAAGTGCAGAAGTAGATATTTATTGGGGTTTAAAAACCGAAACCGATTATAGAATTACCAAAGGAACAGGTTGGTTAGAAATTATGGGTTGCGGAATGGTAGATCCTAATGTACTTAAAAATTGTGGTATAAATCCAGACGAGTACAATGGTTTTGCATTCGGAATGGGAATCGAGCGTATCGCAATGTTATTGTATCAAATAGGGGACATCCGTATGTTTTATGAAAATGACGTACGTTTCTTAGAGCAATTCAAATCTAGCATATAA
- a CDS encoding NAD(P)H-dependent glycerol-3-phosphate dehydrogenase: MAENLKFAVIGGGSWATAIAKMLCVNLSEISWYMRNDAAIEHIKTYKHNPNYLSSVEFDNKKLKLTNDINEAVAYADYIIFAIPSAFLNRELEKLTVSLKDKVIFSAIKGIVPETSLIVGEHFHYKYDIPYYNIGVITGPCHAEEVALERLSYLTIACGDPDKASIVAKNLSGNYIKAKITDDIIGTEYAAMLKNIYSIAAGIAHGLGYGDNFQSVIMSNAIREMKKFIKKVHKMKRNINDSAYLGDLLVTGYSIFSRNRMFGNMIGKGYTVQAAQMEMSMVAEGYYAVKSAYKLNQGYGAKTPIIDAVYAVLYEGKEAKSVFKKLTEELD, from the coding sequence ATGGCCGAAAATTTAAAATTTGCAGTAATTGGTGGCGGAAGTTGGGCAACCGCTATCGCAAAAATGTTATGTGTCAACCTTTCCGAGATTTCATGGTACATGCGAAATGATGCTGCTATTGAACACATTAAAACCTATAAACACAATCCTAATTATTTAAGCTCTGTTGAGTTTGACAACAAAAAACTCAAGCTTACTAATGATATCAACGAAGCTGTTGCTTACGCAGACTACATTATATTCGCTATTCCATCTGCTTTTTTAAATCGTGAATTAGAGAAATTAACGGTTTCCCTTAAAGACAAAGTCATTTTTTCTGCCATAAAAGGAATTGTTCCAGAAACAAGCTTAATTGTTGGTGAACATTTTCATTACAAATACGACATCCCTTATTACAATATTGGAGTAATTACTGGTCCTTGTCACGCTGAAGAAGTAGCCTTAGAAAGACTTTCCTATTTAACCATTGCTTGTGGTGATCCAGACAAAGCCTCTATAGTTGCCAAAAATCTATCAGGTAATTACATTAAAGCAAAAATTACTGATGACATAATTGGTACTGAATATGCTGCGATGTTAAAAAATATTTATTCAATTGCTGCGGGTATTGCACATGGATTGGGTTATGGTGATAATTTCCAATCGGTTATTATGAGTAATGCTATTCGTGAAATGAAAAAATTCATCAAGAAAGTTCATAAAATGAAGCGTAACATCAATGATTCTGCTTATTTGGGCGATTTATTGGTTACAGGTTATTCTATATTTTCGAGAAACAGAATGTTCGGTAATATGATTGGAAAAGGATATACTGTACAAGCGGCACAAATGGAAATGAGTATGGTTGCCGAAGGATATTATGCTGTAAAAAGTGCTTATAAACTTAATCAAGGTTATGGCGCAAAAACTCCAATTATTGATGCTGTTTACGCTGTTTTATATGAAGGAAAAGAAGCCAAATCTGTGTTTAAAAAACTAACAGAGGAATTGGATTAA
- a CDS encoding NUDIX hydrolase, producing MSENQNIRVAVDAIVFGYQNNQLYVLLIQQKFGTQESYWALPGGLVKNDESLQDAVKRELKEETNIAVNYFEQLFTFGDDVFRDPRNRVISVAYFALVDPSKLKIKADSDAENVQWFKIGEIPALAFDHTIIVTKAIERLKAKLTYEPIGFDLLPKEFLFSELENLYCTILEKEIDRRNFRKKIISFEIIEETDRFSPIKSGRPAKLFKFNKQKYNALLKKGFHFEIKFA from the coding sequence ATGAGCGAAAATCAAAATATCAGAGTTGCGGTTGATGCTATAGTTTTTGGTTACCAGAATAATCAGCTATATGTATTGTTAATTCAGCAAAAATTCGGGACACAAGAATCGTATTGGGCATTGCCTGGTGGCTTGGTGAAAAATGATGAGTCTTTGCAAGATGCGGTAAAAAGAGAATTGAAAGAAGAAACCAATATTGCAGTTAATTATTTTGAACAACTGTTTACCTTCGGGGATGATGTATTTCGTGATCCAAGAAACCGTGTTATTTCGGTAGCTTATTTTGCTTTAGTCGATCCTTCAAAATTAAAAATCAAAGCCGATTCAGATGCCGAAAATGTTCAATGGTTCAAGATTGGTGAAATTCCAGCTTTAGCATTTGATCATACAATAATCGTAACCAAAGCTATCGAACGCTTAAAAGCAAAACTCACCTATGAACCTATAGGATTTGATTTGTTGCCAAAAGAGTTTTTGTTCTCAGAACTTGAAAATCTATACTGCACCATTTTAGAAAAAGAAATCGATCGCAGAAACTTTAGAAAAAAAATAATAAGTTTCGAAATCATTGAAGAAACCGATCGTTTTTCTCCCATAAAAAGCGGAAGGCCTGCAAAATTATTTAAGTTTAATAAGCAGAAATACAATGCTTTATTAAAGAAAGGATTTCACTTTGAAATAAAGTTTGCGTAA